One genomic region from Epinephelus moara isolate mb chromosome 8, YSFRI_EMoa_1.0, whole genome shotgun sequence encodes:
- the ikbkb gene encoding inhibitor of nuclear factor kappa-B kinase subunit beta, translated as MNRVPLQQPQSCGAWELKERLGTGGFGNVTRWQNKDTEEQIAIKQCRQELCERNKQRWCLEIQIMKRLDHVNVVAAREVPEGMEKMVATNDLPLLAMEYCQGGDLRKYLNLLENCCGLREGSVLILLRDISSALTYLHKKRIIHRDLKPENIVLQQGEKRLIHKIIDLGYAKELDQSSLCTSFVGTLQYLAPELIERQKYTVTVDYWSFGTLVFECITGFRPFLPTWQPVPWHNKLRLKQDDDIVVYEDLSGEVRFSKHLPQPNNLNSLLLEKMERWLQLMLKWSPKERGKDPDATPSDCFSQLEVILQLKLVHVLNMLSAKILTYSISDEETVADLQLRIEKDTNIPAANQELLLEAGLALEPHGLATQCAIDYTEIDGRRTDLPLVFLFDRSSCTYEPQFAPRTLPENIRFVQTDPKHLLPYSLLRRTCGQAWHTIRSLKEDWQRLQQGQKAAIMSLLRHNSSLSKQKIEMVSMHQRLMAKLDFFTTSLHVDMYKYQEQTATGIASEKLLGVWREMEQTAVSCGQAKVSELEEEMMQLQPDIVDVQRQPWRSGEALDTLEGKAMELFRKLREKPRDQRCSGDSQEVVRLVLQAVQFYEKKLRDFYTHLSKTAVCRQRVMELLPKVEGVVQKMAESEQVLMSLQEKRQRDLWTLLKVACSKVRSPVSGSPDGLRTPSSVPPLLTPRHSLQQFDESLVEESRTFESRLQSLLHDTIQESESSMEVLREWTWLHGGQSYSSDLS; from the exons ATGAATCGAGTCCCCCTGCAGCAGCCACAGAGTTGTGGAGCCTGGGAGCTGAAGGAGCGGCTGGGCACTGGAGGCTTTGGGAATGTCACAAGATGGCAGAACAAG gACACAGAGGAACAGATCGCTATAAAGCAGTGCCGACAGGAGCTGTGcgagagaaacaaacagagatGGTGTCTGGAGATCCAGATCATGAAGAG GTTGGATCATGTTAACGTTGTCGCAGCCAGAGAGGTTCCTGAGGGAATGGAGAAAATGGTGGCCACCAATGACCTGCCACTGCTGGCGATGGAGTACTGTCAGGGAGGAGATCTGAGAAAG TATCTGAACCTCTTGGAGAACTGCTGCGGGTTGAGGGAGGGCTCCGTTTTAATTCTGTTACGTGATATTT CGTCGGCTCTCACCTACCTCCACAAGAAGAGGATCATCCACAGAGATTTGAAACCAGAAAACATTGTGCTGCAAcagggagagaagaga TTGATCCATAAGATAATAGATCTCGGCTATGCTAAAGAGCTGGACCAGAGCAGCCTTTGCACCTCGTTTGTGGGAACACTTCAGTACTTG GCTCCAGAGCTCATTGAGAGACAGAAGTACACGGTCACTGTGGACTACTGGAGCTTCGGGACTTTGGTGTTTGAGTGTATCACAGGATTTCGCCCTTTCTTGCCAACCTGGCAACCCGTCCCTTG GCACAACAAACTGAGGCTGAAGCAGGACGATGATATCGTCGTCTATGAGGACCTCTCAGGGGAAGTCCGCTTCTCTAAACATCTGCCCCAGCCCAACAACCTCAACAG TCTCTTGTTGGAGAAAATGGAGaggtggctgcagctgatgttaAAGTGGTCTCCTAAGGAGAGAGGCAAAGACCCCGACGCTACGCCCTCGGACTGCTTCTCCCAGCTGGAGGTCATTCTGCAGCTCAAG CTGGTTCATGTCCTGAACATGCTTTCTGCTAAGATCCTGACGTACTCCATCTCAGACGAAGAGACTGTGGCTGACCTGCAGCTGAGGATAGAAAAAGACACCAACatccctgcagccaatcaggagctgctgctggaagCGGGTTTAGCCTTGGAGCCTCACGGACTGGCCACGCAGTGCGCCATAGATTACACA GAGATAGATGGGCGACGGACAGACTTGCCTCTGGTCTTCCTGTTTGATCGTTCCTCTTGCACCTATGAACCTCAGTTTGCTCCTCGCACCCTTCCAGAAAACATCCGCTTCGTCC AAACCGACCCTAAACACCTTCTGCCTTACAGCCTTCTGAGGAGGACTTGTGGCCAGGCGTGGCATACAATCCGCTCCCTGAAGGAAGACTGGCAACGTCTGCAGCAGGGGCAGAAAGCTGCCAT CATGAGCCTGCTGAGACACAACTCTTCACTGTCCAAACAGAAGATTGAGATGGTGTCCATGCACCAGAGGCTCATGGCCAAGTTGGACTTCTTTACCACCAGCCTTCACGTAGACATGTACAAATACCAGGAGCAGACAGCCACCGGGATTG CGTCAGAGAAACTCCTTGGCGTGtggagagagatggagcagaCTGCTGTCAGCTGTGGTCAG GCAAAGGTGAGTGaactggaggaggagatgatgcagctgcagccagACATAGTGGATGTGCAGAGACAGCCATGGCGGAGTGGGGAGGCCCTGGATACACT TGAAGGAAAGGCAATGGAGCTGTTCCGTAAACTCAGAGAGAAACCCAGAG ACCAGAGGTGCTCAGGGGACAGTCAGGAGGTGGTGCGCCTGGTGTTACAGGCTGTGCAGTTCTACGAGAAGAAGCTCAGAGACTTCTACACACATCTCAG TAAGACAGCAGTGTGCCGTCAGCGTGTGATGGAGCTGCTGCCGAAGGTGGAGGGTGTGGTCCAGAAGATGGCTGAGAGCGAACAAGTCCTGATGAGTCTGCAGGAGAAACGACAGAGGGATCTGTGGACCCTGCTCAAAGTCGCCTGT AGTAAGGTTCGCAGCCCGGTGAGTGGGAGTCCTGACGGATTACGAACCCCATCTTCAGTGCCGCCTCTGCTGACCCCCAGACACAGCTTACAGCAGTT tgatgagtCTCTTGTGGAAGAGAGCAGGACGTTTGAGAGTCGACTCCAGAGTCTGCTGCATGACACCATCCAGGAATCAGAGAGCAGTATGGAG GTGTTGAGGGAGTGGACGTGGCTGCATGGAGGCCAGAGTTACTCCAGTGACCTCTCCTAA